From a region of the Nitrospira sp. genome:
- a CDS encoding response regulator: protein MSITSEQLETRPTVLVVDDEAGPRDSLKVILRPFFDIHAAENAKTALEVLRSEPIDLITLDQKLPDRHGLDLLQEIKRDHPNVEVVIITGYGSLRAAMEGTRHGAAGYLLKPFNINELITLIQQTMEKKRRLDFLRHCLKTSTELWGSEGESVGAWDRLKAGYFALCTKSEGDFVSEQEGGMNLLPLLSDILEATDRQLLNHSSRVSFNATLMAARLSLTLSEQKTLAMGAFLHDIGKAGLPSYRFAEDQILPSGEPAVCKEHCDRGARLIKPLGLPIEVGQIIASHHERWDGQGYPRGLQGAEIPLLARIVCIAQAFDHLTADTPGRSSLSIDAAIHQISLQSHTHFDPLLLELFIDVVKESTASIPATTIAPAA, encoded by the coding sequence ATGAGCATAACTTCTGAGCAGCTTGAAACAAGGCCCACTGTACTGGTTGTTGATGATGAGGCGGGCCCTCGAGATTCCCTTAAAGTCATTCTTCGTCCCTTCTTCGACATCCACGCTGCAGAAAATGCCAAGACAGCGTTGGAAGTTCTAAGAAGCGAGCCTATCGATCTCATTACACTGGATCAGAAGCTTCCAGACCGCCATGGGCTGGACCTCCTTCAGGAGATCAAGCGCGATCATCCCAATGTGGAGGTCGTGATTATCACAGGCTATGGGAGTCTGAGGGCTGCCATGGAAGGCACTCGGCACGGAGCCGCGGGTTACTTGCTTAAGCCGTTCAACATCAACGAGCTTATTACCCTCATCCAGCAGACGATGGAAAAGAAACGCCGACTCGACTTTCTTCGTCATTGCCTGAAGACATCAACAGAGCTCTGGGGGTCGGAGGGAGAAAGCGTAGGGGCCTGGGATAGGCTTAAGGCAGGATACTTTGCTCTCTGCACGAAATCAGAGGGTGATTTTGTCTCGGAACAAGAAGGGGGAATGAACCTCCTGCCGCTCCTCTCGGATATCCTGGAAGCCACGGACCGTCAATTGCTTAATCATTCGAGCCGTGTGAGTTTCAATGCCACGTTGATGGCTGCCAGGCTGAGCCTTACGCTCTCCGAACAAAAGACGTTGGCCATGGGAGCCTTCCTGCATGACATAGGGAAAGCTGGCCTTCCATCTTATAGATTTGCAGAAGACCAGATCTTACCGTCAGGTGAGCCGGCCGTGTGTAAGGAGCATTGCGACAGAGGTGCGCGGCTGATTAAGCCGCTGGGCTTGCCAATCGAGGTAGGGCAAATCATCGCATCCCACCACGAACGATGGGATGGGCAAGGCTATCCTCGCGGACTTCAAGGCGCGGAGATTCCGCTGCTGGCCCGTATTGTCTGTATTGCCCAAGCGTTTGATCACCTGACTGCGGACACGCCAGGCCGATCTTCCCTCTCCATCGATGCCGCGATCCACCAGATCTCGCTTCAATCCCATACGCATTTCGACCCGCTCCTCCTGGAGCTCTTCATTGATGTTGTAAAAGAATCCACTGCCTCTATTCCCGCCACGACCATCGCCCCTGCTGCATAA
- a CDS encoding sigma-54-dependent Fis family transcriptional regulator, which yields MEERFGFRAPKESERRSGSIFPPITDRTQGVDVESAVTKKRVLLIDDEARVRASLKMVLEPIYDILQAVDGHEGLDMFRKEEPDLVLLDVILPGTDGLAVLQTLRMEKKITPVIMLTGTKSVKTAVDAMKLGAADYLSKPFDVDELRIVVDRALNSSELEREVKQLRAQVVQRYAFHNLIGKSQGMQEIYSKIEQVADSRTTVLITGESGTGKELVAKALHYNSSRRERPFVALNCAALPETLIESELFGHEKGSFTDATARRVGQFELANTGTLFLDEIGDLSPVTQAKLLRVIQEREFTRIGGIQSIKVDVRIVAATNKNLDELVRKGQFREDLYYRINVILLYLPPLRERGEDIPLLAKHFLAKRLEEEGRPHTEFGKDALELLTRYPWPGNVRELENFVEQAFIWSQHASEITPEHLPASIKSDSRSTSLRDDTLAGRMSLEKAVMEFEREIILDALKRTNYVQTHAANLLGISRRMLKYRMDTLGIGRPDQPAGQDHEQSVQE from the coding sequence ATGGAGGAGAGATTCGGGTTCAGAGCACCGAAGGAATCGGAACGACGTTCCGGATCAATCTTCCCTCCGATCACGGATAGAACGCAAGGAGTCGATGTGGAGAGCGCGGTCACGAAAAAACGAGTGCTGTTGATCGACGACGAGGCGCGAGTCCGTGCCTCTCTCAAAATGGTATTGGAGCCGATTTACGACATTCTCCAGGCAGTCGACGGGCATGAGGGACTCGATATGTTTCGGAAGGAAGAGCCCGACCTTGTCCTGCTCGACGTCATTCTTCCCGGAACCGACGGCCTGGCGGTGCTCCAAACGCTTCGCATGGAAAAGAAAATAACCCCGGTCATCATGCTCACGGGCACGAAATCCGTGAAAACGGCCGTCGATGCCATGAAGCTCGGGGCAGCCGACTATCTCTCGAAACCGTTCGACGTCGATGAACTTCGCATTGTCGTCGATCGCGCCCTCAACTCTTCCGAATTGGAGCGTGAGGTCAAGCAGCTGCGCGCTCAAGTCGTCCAGCGATATGCCTTTCACAATCTGATCGGGAAGAGCCAGGGCATGCAGGAGATCTACTCAAAGATCGAGCAGGTGGCCGACAGTCGCACCACTGTTCTCATCACCGGAGAGAGTGGGACGGGCAAAGAATTGGTCGCGAAAGCATTGCATTATAACAGTTCACGGAGAGAGCGTCCTTTCGTCGCACTGAACTGCGCGGCTCTCCCGGAAACGCTGATTGAAAGCGAACTTTTCGGGCATGAAAAGGGGTCCTTTACCGATGCCACGGCGCGACGCGTCGGGCAGTTCGAGTTGGCGAACACCGGAACCTTGTTCCTCGACGAGATCGGCGATTTGAGTCCCGTCACACAGGCGAAACTCCTCCGTGTCATTCAGGAGCGAGAATTTACACGAATCGGCGGCATTCAGTCGATCAAAGTCGACGTCCGCATTGTGGCAGCGACAAATAAGAATCTTGACGAGCTGGTTCGAAAAGGACAATTCCGAGAAGATCTCTACTATCGCATCAATGTGATCTTGCTCTATCTCCCTCCGCTTCGCGAACGGGGCGAGGATATCCCCCTCCTTGCCAAGCATTTCCTTGCAAAGCGGCTGGAAGAAGAGGGCCGGCCACACACGGAATTTGGAAAAGACGCGTTAGAACTCCTGACTCGTTATCCCTGGCCGGGCAACGTTCGCGAGCTGGAAAACTTCGTCGAACAGGCTTTCATCTGGTCTCAACATGCTTCAGAAATCACCCCGGAACATCTACCGGCATCGATCAAGAGCGACTCTCGCTCAACATCTCTTCGAGACGATACCCTCGCAGGTCGCATGTCTCTCGAAAAAGCGGTGATGGAGTTTGAGCGGGAAATCATTCTCGATGCATTAAAACGAACAAACTACGTACAAACCCACGCTGCCAATCTACTCGGGATCAGCCGCCGCATGCTCAAATACCGCATGGATACCCTCGGCATCGGCCGCCCAGACCAGCCTGCCGGTCAAGATCATGAACAATCAGTGCAGGAATGA
- a CDS encoding GAF domain-containing protein, translated as MTVRTSPQTHTPLSGTESLQQLTRFMRDMGHPTNLSVLAERILFGLSETSQYSNGSLYLFERERERFRHALSYGRIDTAAMPPVVALSDPLVQDLVRRQHILDSSILSASVHTTASDNGMAAVLSALPANLAIPLLTQGRLIAFVLLQSQTENSTLAPRATELLTAMAQSAANALDSLLIHEDLRQSQALMRRTDRLRSLEIIAGGFAHEVRNPLTSIKTFIQLAPERKDDRQFIGEFSRMVLDDVHRIERLIQEILDYARYMEPKLTDEDLNEIVLSCLYFIQVKADRRGIKIEKELASELPRGMLDRQQIKQVLLNLLLNAMDAIGENTGTLRVRTHRLQKPDGEVWAQIEIEDTGHGISIENLDHIFDPFFTTKHASPVNEGTGLGLTIAHQIVLEHGGEIRVQSTEGIGTTFRINLPSDHG; from the coding sequence ATGACCGTTCGCACCTCCCCCCAAACGCATACCCCACTATCAGGGACAGAGTCGCTGCAGCAACTCACACGATTCATGCGGGACATGGGGCACCCGACGAATCTTTCCGTTCTTGCCGAGCGAATCTTGTTTGGTCTATCAGAAACCTCTCAGTACTCGAACGGGTCCCTTTATCTGTTCGAACGTGAGCGCGAGCGTTTTCGTCACGCGCTCTCCTATGGGCGGATAGATACGGCAGCCATGCCTCCGGTTGTGGCCCTCAGCGACCCTCTTGTCCAAGACCTCGTTCGGCGCCAGCACATCCTCGACTCGTCTATTTTGTCCGCTTCTGTCCATACGACCGCTTCCGACAACGGGATGGCCGCCGTACTCAGTGCTCTCCCCGCGAATCTGGCAATCCCGCTATTGACTCAAGGCAGGCTGATCGCGTTCGTGCTACTCCAATCTCAGACTGAAAACTCTACGCTCGCCCCTCGGGCTACGGAACTGCTGACCGCCATGGCCCAGAGTGCGGCCAATGCGCTGGATTCCCTCTTGATCCATGAAGATCTTCGCCAATCCCAGGCCCTGATGCGACGAACCGATCGCTTACGTTCATTGGAAATTATCGCCGGTGGTTTCGCGCATGAGGTCCGAAACCCCCTGACCTCGATCAAGACGTTCATTCAGCTGGCACCCGAACGGAAAGATGACCGACAATTCATCGGAGAATTCAGCCGAATGGTGCTCGATGACGTTCATCGAATTGAACGTCTTATTCAAGAAATCCTCGACTACGCTCGCTACATGGAACCTAAATTGACCGATGAGGACCTGAATGAGATCGTCTTGTCATGCCTGTACTTCATCCAAGTGAAAGCGGACAGACGCGGGATCAAGATTGAAAAAGAGTTGGCGTCCGAGCTTCCTCGTGGCATGTTAGATCGGCAGCAAATCAAACAGGTCCTTTTGAACTTGCTCCTGAACGCAATGGATGCCATTGGCGAAAACACCGGCACTCTCCGAGTTCGAACTCATCGACTCCAGAAACCAGACGGTGAAGTGTGGGCGCAAATCGAAATCGAGGATACGGGACACGGCATCTCGATTGAGAACCTCGATCACATCTTCGACCCATTCTTTACCACCAAGCATGCGAGCCCAGTGAACGAAGGGACAGGATTGGGCCTGACCATCGCGCACCAGATCGTTTTGGAACATGGAGGAGAGATTCGGGTTCAGAGCACCGAAGGAATCGGAACGACGTTCCGGATCAATCTTCCCTCCGATCACGGATAG
- a CDS encoding nuclear transport factor 2 family protein, translated as MPRAGSFVCGSLLLLIGLAPTVRASEPPDPETAIRQMVRANAEKDLSTLSRLMAHDADIVSYSVGGRKYVGWPEFEQEMREEFINTQKIEIPITELKVWSKGDLAWFTMELDYTRYVGEGSAVKRTVLPLRETGVLERRAGRWQLLSWHESFRSAQLGGPLASPSMAAGSQKLVSGAAAAMPDVSGEWDILEVEDEKRYKATLDKNGNGPYTQHGGRFVTTKIENRLWQGTWHQPGNDREGGFEVLLSEDGTQAKGIWWYTRVDTRKNIPPKEHGGTYHWKKVTPLPASVQ; from the coding sequence ATGCCTCGTGCGGGATCGTTTGTTTGTGGAAGCCTGCTCCTTCTCATCGGTCTCGCTCCAACCGTGAGGGCCTCGGAACCTCCAGATCCGGAAACCGCCATTCGCCAGATGGTGCGAGCCAACGCCGAAAAAGATCTTTCGACGCTTTCTCGCCTGATGGCGCATGACGCTGATATCGTCAGTTACTCGGTCGGTGGTCGCAAATACGTCGGCTGGCCTGAGTTTGAACAAGAAATGCGTGAAGAATTTATCAACACGCAGAAGATTGAGATCCCGATTACTGAGCTGAAAGTCTGGTCGAAAGGCGACCTGGCTTGGTTTACGATGGAGCTCGACTATACTCGCTATGTCGGCGAAGGATCCGCAGTGAAGCGGACGGTACTTCCCTTAAGAGAAACAGGCGTGCTCGAACGTCGTGCCGGCCGTTGGCAACTATTGTCGTGGCACGAATCGTTTCGGTCCGCTCAACTGGGAGGTCCGCTGGCCTCACCGTCGATGGCGGCAGGATCGCAAAAGCTTGTCAGTGGTGCGGCTGCCGCAATGCCGGATGTGAGTGGGGAATGGGATATTCTCGAAGTCGAGGACGAAAAACGCTACAAGGCGACGCTGGACAAGAATGGAAACGGCCCTTACACGCAACACGGCGGACGGTTTGTCACAACAAAAATTGAGAACCGACTGTGGCAAGGGACCTGGCACCAGCCCGGCAACGACCGCGAAGGCGGCTTTGAGGTTCTCCTCTCGGAAGACGGCACGCAAGCAAAGGGAATCTGGTGGTACACGCGAGTCGATACGAGAAAAAATATTCCGCCCAAGGAACACGGCGGCACCTATCACTGGAAGAAAGTGACACCATTACCTGCCAGCGTTCAATGA
- a CDS encoding Stp1/IreP family PP2C-type Ser/Thr phosphatase, whose translation MSAWIGIGRSEIGLVRTMNQDAFAIIDHLGIWAVADGMGGHAGGEIAAQVAIATIQAQTISASDLLRNGQVPPTDVLTDLISRAHEAILDRARLKPKLKGMGTTIVLLAIVPTQTPVAYLAHVGDSRAYRFRSGTLTPLTKDHSVIEKYLERGILTPQSAKTHPERHVLTRALGVSAAANPTIAAFPILDEDLVLLCSDGLTKMLEDEDIQHVLADGDLDPAQICNRLVTAALDRGGEDNVTVVVVARR comes from the coding sequence ATGAGCGCTTGGATCGGCATCGGTCGGAGCGAGATCGGCCTGGTTCGTACCATGAACCAGGATGCGTTCGCTATCATCGATCATTTGGGAATTTGGGCTGTGGCGGATGGGATGGGGGGGCATGCGGGCGGCGAAATCGCGGCCCAGGTGGCCATCGCGACCATCCAAGCTCAAACGATCTCGGCGAGTGACCTGCTTCGAAATGGCCAGGTCCCGCCGACGGATGTGTTGACTGACCTGATCAGCCGAGCACATGAGGCGATCCTCGATCGGGCCAGATTGAAACCGAAGCTGAAAGGGATGGGCACAACTATTGTGTTGCTCGCGATTGTGCCGACTCAAACACCGGTTGCGTACCTCGCGCATGTCGGTGACAGCCGGGCCTACCGGTTTCGATCGGGCACGCTTACCCCGCTGACCAAAGATCATAGTGTGATCGAAAAATATCTGGAACGCGGCATCTTAACCCCGCAATCGGCGAAAACCCATCCTGAACGGCACGTCCTGACCCGTGCCTTGGGCGTGTCGGCGGCGGCAAACCCCACCATCGCAGCATTTCCCATACTCGATGAGGATCTTGTACTGCTCTGCTCGGATGGTCTGACCAAGATGTTGGAGGATGAGGACATTCAGCACGTTCTTGCCGATGGCGACCTCGACCCCGCTCAGATCTGTAATCGCCTCGTTACAGCGGCGCTCGATCGAGGAGGCGAAGACAACGTGACAGTCGTGGTCGTGGCCCGTCGATAG
- a CDS encoding DUF507 family protein: protein MRLSKERVRHMAESLAGHLQEEKHIELVGERKAFIDALDQAITHELSAEDRVNAEVRHMLKAYEQQIEQGQVDYQKMFQMVKQKLVRERGIIL, encoded by the coding sequence ATGCGGCTCTCGAAAGAACGTGTGCGACATATGGCCGAGAGCCTCGCGGGGCATCTCCAAGAGGAGAAACATATTGAGCTGGTTGGAGAACGCAAGGCATTCATTGATGCCCTCGATCAGGCGATTACGCACGAGTTATCGGCAGAGGATCGTGTGAACGCAGAAGTGCGGCACATGCTGAAGGCGTATGAACAGCAAATCGAGCAGGGACAGGTTGACTATCAAAAGATGTTTCAGATGGTGAAGCAAAAGTTGGTTCGTGAACGGGGCATCATTCTATAA
- a CDS encoding DUF507 family protein, whose product MLSEDKVSHLSHVVLTAIKKNTGTKVKSGDERVLKEIKRVLAAELAQEQEIDRIVRAKLSSYSRGIVEGSAEWDVLYRKTFEEETRKHTKA is encoded by the coding sequence ATGTTGAGCGAGGATAAGGTCAGTCACCTGTCCCATGTGGTTCTCACAGCTATCAAGAAAAATACCGGCACCAAGGTCAAGAGCGGGGACGAGCGGGTCTTGAAAGAGATCAAACGGGTATTGGCTGCCGAGTTGGCCCAGGAACAGGAGATTGATCGAATAGTGAGAGCGAAGCTGTCGTCCTATTCGCGGGGCATTGTTGAAGGGAGTGCCGAGTGGGACGTGCTCTATCGGAAGACGTTCGAAGAGGAAACCCGCAAACACACGAAAGCCTGA
- a CDS encoding tetratricopeptide repeat protein, producing MQRLAVLGVVLILVSATACSQKRKPLVPLALDGEVKSQATVLTEQGTQAYQAKQFEEAKRYFEQAVAAAPESGPAHYNYALALNALGDSEVARQHFLEAADLSPGDKTIWDSPALSPYGSPETKNRTKSRPYGTTRPNFGAPRY from the coding sequence ATGCAGCGACTAGCAGTTCTGGGTGTCGTACTGATACTTGTGAGCGCAACCGCATGCTCACAGAAGCGCAAGCCCCTCGTGCCGCTTGCGCTCGACGGGGAAGTGAAGTCTCAGGCTACGGTTTTGACGGAACAGGGAACACAGGCATACCAGGCGAAACAGTTCGAAGAAGCCAAGCGGTACTTTGAGCAAGCGGTCGCCGCGGCCCCAGAGTCCGGCCCCGCCCATTACAACTATGCCTTGGCATTGAATGCGCTGGGCGATTCGGAAGTCGCCCGGCAACATTTTTTGGAAGCTGCAGATTTGTCTCCCGGAGACAAAACCATCTGGGATTCGCCGGCGCTCTCGCCGTACGGAAGTCCTGAAACCAAGAATCGGACAAAATCGCGTCCCTATGGGACGACCCGGCCGAACTTTGGCGCCCCTCGGTATTAA
- the bcp gene encoding thioredoxin-dependent thiol peroxidase — MTKELAVGDNAPELAIPDQHGKTVTLKNFKGKQVVLYFYPKDDTPGCTKESCDFRDVESQILRAGGSIVGVSLDGKESHQKFIKKFGLPFPLLSDEDAAISKAYGVYKEKNMYGKKYWGIERSTFVIDSDGKLKAIFRKVKVDGHADEVLKALKA, encoded by the coding sequence ATGACGAAAGAACTTGCAGTCGGAGACAACGCGCCGGAACTCGCAATCCCGGACCAGCATGGGAAAACCGTGACCTTGAAAAACTTCAAGGGCAAACAAGTCGTGTTGTACTTCTATCCGAAAGACGATACGCCGGGGTGTACGAAGGAGTCTTGTGACTTTCGTGACGTGGAGTCGCAGATTCTTCGGGCGGGCGGCAGCATCGTGGGTGTGAGTCTGGACGGCAAAGAGTCTCACCAGAAATTCATCAAGAAATTCGGACTCCCGTTTCCGCTGCTCAGCGATGAAGATGCCGCAATCTCGAAGGCGTACGGGGTCTACAAAGAGAAGAATATGTATGGGAAAAAGTATTGGGGCATTGAACGCAGCACCTTCGTCATCGATTCCGACGGCAAACTCAAGGCGATTTTTCGGAAGGTCAAAGTCGACGGACATGCAGACGAAGTGCTTAAAGCACTGAAAGCATAG
- a CDS encoding tetratricopeptide repeat protein, with protein sequence MNLVRCTAAITLVLLQYGCTSTPTPLPAPPESSAIAVRHNAEGITHYEMGHWPDARAHFTSAIEADPNLAEYHFNLALTLDKLGLHAEATAHFKRAAELAPANPAIVHSSAYRSHTAPPSPSSYGPGGYGGMGGY encoded by the coding sequence ATGAATCTCGTCCGATGTACCGCCGCGATCACCCTCGTTCTCCTGCAATATGGTTGTACGTCCACACCCACACCCCTGCCCGCGCCTCCCGAAAGCAGTGCCATCGCGGTCCGTCACAACGCGGAGGGAATTACCCACTATGAGATGGGGCATTGGCCGGATGCCCGAGCTCACTTCACCTCAGCCATCGAAGCTGATCCGAACCTTGCCGAATATCACTTCAATTTGGCTTTGACGCTCGACAAACTGGGCCTTCATGCGGAGGCGACGGCCCATTTTAAGAGAGCCGCTGAGCTCGCCCCAGCCAACCCCGCAATCGTTCACTCGAGTGCCTATAGAAGTCATACCGCTCCTCCTTCGCCATCCAGTTACGGCCCAGGCGGTTATGGGGGAATGGGAGGGTACTAG
- a CDS encoding sigma-54-dependent Fis family transcriptional regulator, which yields MNLPVFLLISKDPGLRRLLQTAFPQSSIHSAGTVSEGLILWSKISPSLVIGEGSPHTLAPLLEYARQGPGFPPVIAIGDRDSVKEAVEIMRAGAADCLTKPILLEDLQTAVARALHQACPVPSFSPHDPFASIISVSPQMNLMKQLAKEVASSDATVLISGESGTGKELFAEAIHRESPRAAGPLVALNCAGIPENLLEAELFGYESGAFTDAKRAKPGRFQMAEGGTLFLDEIGEMSPMAQAKLLRVLENHTIDPLGDTRSHKVDIRIVAATNEDLLARIKAGRFRLDLYYRLNVYQLRIPPLRERLEDIEPILLIFLDRARKERGCRIKTVAPSTLAVLQKHEWPGNVRELHNVVEWLTITCKEERIEPHHLPASVKARPSTDTLSIEPRPSLLAFGLSFQEMEKKMLEEALKKTSGNVSEASRLLKMTRNTLRYRMAKYQLQ from the coding sequence ATGAACCTTCCTGTGTTCCTCTTGATCTCGAAAGACCCCGGTCTCAGGCGCCTCCTTCAAACCGCATTTCCCCAATCAAGCATTCACTCGGCGGGCACGGTATCAGAGGGACTGATTCTCTGGTCCAAAATTTCCCCTTCTCTGGTTATCGGCGAAGGGAGTCCACATACGCTGGCCCCTCTGCTTGAATATGCCCGCCAGGGTCCGGGCTTCCCGCCTGTGATTGCGATCGGGGATCGCGATTCCGTCAAAGAGGCAGTTGAGATCATGCGCGCCGGCGCTGCGGATTGCTTGACCAAGCCGATTCTTCTCGAAGATTTGCAGACGGCCGTTGCTCGAGCACTTCACCAAGCTTGCCCTGTTCCATCCTTCTCCCCGCACGATCCGTTCGCCTCGATCATCAGCGTCTCGCCACAAATGAATCTGATGAAGCAACTGGCCAAAGAAGTGGCATCGTCCGATGCGACCGTTCTCATTTCCGGAGAAAGCGGAACGGGCAAGGAACTATTTGCAGAGGCCATTCACCGTGAGAGTCCACGAGCAGCCGGCCCGCTGGTTGCGCTGAATTGCGCCGGCATTCCTGAAAATCTCTTGGAAGCCGAACTATTCGGGTATGAATCCGGCGCCTTCACCGACGCCAAGCGGGCCAAGCCGGGCCGCTTTCAAATGGCTGAGGGGGGCACGCTCTTTCTCGACGAAATCGGAGAAATGAGCCCAATGGCTCAAGCCAAACTCCTGCGGGTGCTGGAAAACCACACGATCGATCCATTGGGCGATACTCGAAGCCACAAAGTGGACATCCGAATCGTCGCCGCTACGAATGAAGACCTGCTCGCCCGGATCAAAGCCGGCCGATTCCGACTCGATCTCTACTATCGGCTGAATGTGTATCAGTTACGCATTCCCCCCTTGCGTGAGCGGCTTGAAGACATTGAGCCGATTCTACTGATTTTTTTGGATCGGGCCAGAAAGGAACGCGGGTGCCGCATCAAAACCGTTGCGCCATCTACTCTTGCCGTTCTTCAGAAGCACGAGTGGCCCGGCAACGTCCGGGAACTGCACAACGTCGTCGAATGGCTGACGATTACGTGCAAAGAAGAGAGGATCGAGCCCCACCATTTACCGGCTTCTGTGAAAGCCCGTCCGTCAACAGATACCCTGAGTATAGAACCCAGACCATCGCTGCTGGCCTTTGGGTTGTCGTTTCAGGAAATGGAGAAGAAGATGCTGGAAGAGGCGTTGAAAAAAACCTCGGGCAACGTATCGGAAGCCAGCCGTCTCCTCAAGATGACGCGCAATACACTTCGCTACCGCATGGCGAAGTACCAACTTCAGTAA
- a CDS encoding cytochrome c, which translates to MRGKRLIMTVCSIVAVASWSTAGWAAPEADPLKPRVPEAERPDARKMKSPITVTPEVLAKGKELYEGKGTCANCHNQNGNGEGAGGMLLSPGPRNFTNCKFHKKRNDGELFWVVKNGSPGTGMPALVKGGVLTEEEAWTIIAYERTFCNDAE; encoded by the coding sequence ATGAGAGGGAAGCGTTTGATCATGACCGTGTGCAGTATAGTCGCCGTTGCTTCGTGGAGTACGGCCGGATGGGCCGCTCCCGAGGCCGATCCCCTAAAGCCGCGTGTTCCGGAGGCTGAACGTCCTGATGCACGAAAAATGAAGAGCCCAATAACCGTCACACCAGAGGTGCTCGCCAAAGGTAAGGAACTCTATGAAGGCAAGGGCACCTGTGCGAATTGTCACAACCAGAACGGAAACGGAGAAGGCGCCGGTGGAATGTTGTTGTCGCCAGGTCCCCGAAACTTCACGAACTGCAAGTTTCATAAGAAGCGGAACGACGGGGAACTCTTCTGGGTCGTCAAGAACGGGAGTCCCGGCACCGGCATGCCGGCCCTTGTGAAGGGCGGCGTGCTCACCGAAGAGGAAGCCTGGACAATCATTGCTTACGAACGGACCTTCTGTAATGACGCTGAATAA
- a CDS encoding group 1 truncated hemoglobin, with product MRFSKQIATVAVAVAATWTLSSATSFAADRSLYERLGGQGAIQAVVTKFINNVGGDKRINSYFATTDLKKLNKLLVEQVCAASGGPCTYSGRDMKTTHKGMKVTTAAFNALVEDLVSALDTFNVPEKEKGELLSVLGPMKSDIVEVP from the coding sequence ATGAGATTCTCGAAGCAGATAGCAACGGTCGCCGTTGCGGTAGCGGCAACGTGGACATTGAGCAGCGCAACATCTTTTGCGGCGGACCGATCGCTCTATGAGCGGCTGGGCGGGCAAGGCGCCATTCAGGCCGTCGTCACCAAATTCATCAACAACGTGGGCGGAGACAAGCGGATTAATAGCTACTTCGCGACCACCGATCTCAAGAAGCTCAATAAGCTTTTGGTCGAGCAGGTGTGTGCGGCGAGCGGCGGCCCCTGCACCTATTCAGGTCGAGATATGAAGACGACGCACAAGGGCATGAAAGTCACCACCGCAGCCTTCAATGCGCTCGTGGAGGATCTGGTCAGCGCACTGGATACCTTTAACGTGCCGGAGAAGGAAAAGGGTGAGTTGCTCTCCGTCCTCGGACCGATGAAGAGCGATATCGTCGAAGTTCCCTGA